In a single window of the Magnolia sinica isolate HGM2019 chromosome 7, MsV1, whole genome shotgun sequence genome:
- the LOC131250951 gene encoding uncharacterized protein LOC131250951 isoform X1, with the protein MRNMTVFAFKASKPTSFVLRVVLLFFVTAFGVYICFVSLKQTTVQIKHKSILPIIEKAKVHCDMLNILPKEVLYMHFPHPKTYSRGECACTPVRFFVILSMQRSGSGWFETLLNSHPNISSNGEIFSVRERKTNISTILATLDTVYSLDWFSSAAKNECVAAVGFKWMLNQAVMDYHREIANYFNWKGISVIFLFRRNLMRRLVSVLANAYDRNVKQLNGTHKSHVHSKEEAEVLAQFKPIINTAVLIPNLNHVEQMMADSLRYFNSTRHVILYYEDIVNNPKTLSDVQEFLRVPVRRLRSRQVKIHTRPLSDHVANWEDVYKTLNGTQYEHLLHHVDYIP; encoded by the exons ATGAGAAACATG ACTGTATTTGCATTCAAGGCATCGAAGCCAACATCATTTGTGCTGCGGGTGGTTCTTTTATTCTTTGTGACAGCATTTGGAGTGTATATTTGCTTTGTGAGTCTAAAGCAGACGACTGTACAGATAAAACACAAGAGCATACTTCCAATTATTGAAAAGGCAAAAGTGCATTGTGATATGCTTAACATCCTGCCGAAGGAGGTCCTCTATATGCATTTTCCGCATCCCAAAACTTATAGCAG GGGTGAGTGTGCATGCACTCCTGTCCGCTTCTTTGTGATTTTATCCATGCAAAGATCCGGAAGCGGGTGGTTTGAAACCTTGCTAAACAGTCACCCCAACATCAGTTCAAATGGGGAAATCTTTTCTGTTAGAGAAAGGAAAACCAACATTTCAACGATCTTAGCAACATTAGATACCGTCTACAGCTTAGACTGGTTTAGTAGTGCGGCAAAAAACGAATGCGTAGCTGCGGTTGGATTTAAGTGGATGCTTAACCAG GCTGTCATGGACTATCACAGGGAAATAGCCAATTATTTCAATTGGAAAGGCATTTCTGTAATATTTCTGTTTCGTAGAAATCTTATGCGAAGGCTTGTCTCCGTGCTGGCGAATGCTTATGATAGAAATGTGAAGCAGCTCAATGGCACCCATAAGTCTCATGTGCATTCAAAAgaagag GCAGAGGTACTAGCACAATTCAAGCCCATAATCAACACCGCTGTCTTGATACCCAACCTCAACCATGTCGAGCAGATGATGGCAGATTCCTTGCGGTACTTCAACAGCACCCGCCATGTAATCTTGTACTATGAGGACATTGTTAACAACcccaag ACATTATCTGATGTTCAAGAATTTCTGAGAGTTCCTGTAAGAAGATTAAGGAGCCGCCAGGTGAAGATTCACACCAGACCACTTTCAGATCATGTCGCAAACTGGGAAGATGTCTACAAGACGCTGAATGGGACACAATACGAGCATCTTCTCCATCATGTGGATTACATCCCCTGA
- the LOC131250951 gene encoding uncharacterized protein LOC131250951 isoform X3: MIKHKSILPIIEKAKVHCDMLNILPKEVLYMHFPHPKTYSRGECACTPVRFFVILSMQRSGSGWFETLLNSHPNISSNGEIFSVRERKTNISTILATLDTVYSLDWFSSAAKNECVAAVGFKWMLNQAVMDYHREIANYFNWKGISVIFLFRRNLMRRLVSVLANAYDRNVKQLNGTHKSHVHSKEEAEVLAQFKPIINTAVLIPNLNHVEQMMADSLRYFNSTRHVILYYEDIVNNPKTLSDVQEFLRVPVRRLRSRQVKIHTRPLSDHVANWEDVYKTLNGTQYEHLLHHVDYIP, from the exons ATG ATAAAACACAAGAGCATACTTCCAATTATTGAAAAGGCAAAAGTGCATTGTGATATGCTTAACATCCTGCCGAAGGAGGTCCTCTATATGCATTTTCCGCATCCCAAAACTTATAGCAG GGGTGAGTGTGCATGCACTCCTGTCCGCTTCTTTGTGATTTTATCCATGCAAAGATCCGGAAGCGGGTGGTTTGAAACCTTGCTAAACAGTCACCCCAACATCAGTTCAAATGGGGAAATCTTTTCTGTTAGAGAAAGGAAAACCAACATTTCAACGATCTTAGCAACATTAGATACCGTCTACAGCTTAGACTGGTTTAGTAGTGCGGCAAAAAACGAATGCGTAGCTGCGGTTGGATTTAAGTGGATGCTTAACCAG GCTGTCATGGACTATCACAGGGAAATAGCCAATTATTTCAATTGGAAAGGCATTTCTGTAATATTTCTGTTTCGTAGAAATCTTATGCGAAGGCTTGTCTCCGTGCTGGCGAATGCTTATGATAGAAATGTGAAGCAGCTCAATGGCACCCATAAGTCTCATGTGCATTCAAAAgaagag GCAGAGGTACTAGCACAATTCAAGCCCATAATCAACACCGCTGTCTTGATACCCAACCTCAACCATGTCGAGCAGATGATGGCAGATTCCTTGCGGTACTTCAACAGCACCCGCCATGTAATCTTGTACTATGAGGACATTGTTAACAACcccaag ACATTATCTGATGTTCAAGAATTTCTGAGAGTTCCTGTAAGAAGATTAAGGAGCCGCCAGGTGAAGATTCACACCAGACCACTTTCAGATCATGTCGCAAACTGGGAAGATGTCTACAAGACGCTGAATGGGACACAATACGAGCATCTTCTCCATCATGTGGATTACATCCCCTGA
- the LOC131250951 gene encoding uncharacterized protein LOC131250951 isoform X4: MLNILPKEVLYMHFPHPKTYSRGECACTPVRFFVILSMQRSGSGWFETLLNSHPNISSNGEIFSVRERKTNISTILATLDTVYSLDWFSSAAKNECVAAVGFKWMLNQAVMDYHREIANYFNWKGISVIFLFRRNLMRRLVSVLANAYDRNVKQLNGTHKSHVHSKEEAEVLAQFKPIINTAVLIPNLNHVEQMMADSLRYFNSTRHVILYYEDIVNNPKTLSDVQEFLRVPVRRLRSRQVKIHTRPLSDHVANWEDVYKTLNGTQYEHLLHHVDYIP; encoded by the exons ATGCTTAACATCCTGCCGAAGGAGGTCCTCTATATGCATTTTCCGCATCCCAAAACTTATAGCAG GGGTGAGTGTGCATGCACTCCTGTCCGCTTCTTTGTGATTTTATCCATGCAAAGATCCGGAAGCGGGTGGTTTGAAACCTTGCTAAACAGTCACCCCAACATCAGTTCAAATGGGGAAATCTTTTCTGTTAGAGAAAGGAAAACCAACATTTCAACGATCTTAGCAACATTAGATACCGTCTACAGCTTAGACTGGTTTAGTAGTGCGGCAAAAAACGAATGCGTAGCTGCGGTTGGATTTAAGTGGATGCTTAACCAG GCTGTCATGGACTATCACAGGGAAATAGCCAATTATTTCAATTGGAAAGGCATTTCTGTAATATTTCTGTTTCGTAGAAATCTTATGCGAAGGCTTGTCTCCGTGCTGGCGAATGCTTATGATAGAAATGTGAAGCAGCTCAATGGCACCCATAAGTCTCATGTGCATTCAAAAgaagag GCAGAGGTACTAGCACAATTCAAGCCCATAATCAACACCGCTGTCTTGATACCCAACCTCAACCATGTCGAGCAGATGATGGCAGATTCCTTGCGGTACTTCAACAGCACCCGCCATGTAATCTTGTACTATGAGGACATTGTTAACAACcccaag ACATTATCTGATGTTCAAGAATTTCTGAGAGTTCCTGTAAGAAGATTAAGGAGCCGCCAGGTGAAGATTCACACCAGACCACTTTCAGATCATGTCGCAAACTGGGAAGATGTCTACAAGACGCTGAATGGGACACAATACGAGCATCTTCTCCATCATGTGGATTACATCCCCTGA
- the LOC131250951 gene encoding uncharacterized protein LOC131250951 isoform X2 produces MRNMIKHKSILPIIEKAKVHCDMLNILPKEVLYMHFPHPKTYSRGECACTPVRFFVILSMQRSGSGWFETLLNSHPNISSNGEIFSVRERKTNISTILATLDTVYSLDWFSSAAKNECVAAVGFKWMLNQAVMDYHREIANYFNWKGISVIFLFRRNLMRRLVSVLANAYDRNVKQLNGTHKSHVHSKEEAEVLAQFKPIINTAVLIPNLNHVEQMMADSLRYFNSTRHVILYYEDIVNNPKTLSDVQEFLRVPVRRLRSRQVKIHTRPLSDHVANWEDVYKTLNGTQYEHLLHHVDYIP; encoded by the exons ATGAGAAACATG ATAAAACACAAGAGCATACTTCCAATTATTGAAAAGGCAAAAGTGCATTGTGATATGCTTAACATCCTGCCGAAGGAGGTCCTCTATATGCATTTTCCGCATCCCAAAACTTATAGCAG GGGTGAGTGTGCATGCACTCCTGTCCGCTTCTTTGTGATTTTATCCATGCAAAGATCCGGAAGCGGGTGGTTTGAAACCTTGCTAAACAGTCACCCCAACATCAGTTCAAATGGGGAAATCTTTTCTGTTAGAGAAAGGAAAACCAACATTTCAACGATCTTAGCAACATTAGATACCGTCTACAGCTTAGACTGGTTTAGTAGTGCGGCAAAAAACGAATGCGTAGCTGCGGTTGGATTTAAGTGGATGCTTAACCAG GCTGTCATGGACTATCACAGGGAAATAGCCAATTATTTCAATTGGAAAGGCATTTCTGTAATATTTCTGTTTCGTAGAAATCTTATGCGAAGGCTTGTCTCCGTGCTGGCGAATGCTTATGATAGAAATGTGAAGCAGCTCAATGGCACCCATAAGTCTCATGTGCATTCAAAAgaagag GCAGAGGTACTAGCACAATTCAAGCCCATAATCAACACCGCTGTCTTGATACCCAACCTCAACCATGTCGAGCAGATGATGGCAGATTCCTTGCGGTACTTCAACAGCACCCGCCATGTAATCTTGTACTATGAGGACATTGTTAACAACcccaag ACATTATCTGATGTTCAAGAATTTCTGAGAGTTCCTGTAAGAAGATTAAGGAGCCGCCAGGTGAAGATTCACACCAGACCACTTTCAGATCATGTCGCAAACTGGGAAGATGTCTACAAGACGCTGAATGGGACACAATACGAGCATCTTCTCCATCATGTGGATTACATCCCCTGA